From Taeniopygia guttata chromosome 21, bTaeGut7.mat, whole genome shotgun sequence, one genomic window encodes:
- the ZMYND12 gene encoding zinc finger MYND domain-containing protein 12 isoform X2, protein MAAAPRCELCRARAAPLRCPGCRLTRYCDVSHQRTDWISIHSHICHLLIPVLGPQPCFHSEKDRKHGKEQLLRRQESLIAVALSTAQGFVWSGQPLEAIPAALQALRFSSRVFGSGSTQLVPIYLLLAEASTGEHCQHGNAGKGAGRLRQAAKYLSQAQWIVLQTPDCSAALQSKLHRGLGLFSAAEGNLDQALYHLANDVYLATAEFGLNSIEVSAGYFHMANIFFHQNKMDAANSLYTEVSSLWHDWLLSSLHRHQQVLQAQAEASPFSEEEEVIEDRMTEGRREEGTRMLRAVLKVREQGPLQHPGETARALHALAMIHYLGLDLAKVPGHHQHHKPLGLLPLPSCVRGCPKLFGK, encoded by the exons atggcggcggctccgcgctgCGAGCTGTGCCGGGCCCGAGCGGCCCCGCTGCGCTGCCCCGGCTGCCGCCTCACCCGCTACTG TGATGTCTCTCACCAGAGAACCGACTGGATCAGCATCCACAGCCATATCTGCCACCTGCTCATCCCAGTCCTTGGGCCCCAGCCCTGTTTCCATTCcgaaaaagacagaaaacatggcaaggagcagctgctgaggaggcag gaatcTCTGATTGCCGTGGCGTTGAGCACAGCCCAGGGGTTTGTGTGGTCGGGGCAGCCCCTGGAagcaattcctgcagcactgcaggcgCTGCGCTTCAGCTCCCGAGTGTTCGGCTCTGGCTCCACGCAGCTCGTGCCCATTTATCTGCTCCTGGCCGAGGCCTCCACGGGTGAGCATTGTCAACATGGGAATGCTGGCAAGG GTGCTGGCCGTCTCCGACAGGCAGCCAAATATCTCTCCCAAGCCCAGTGGATCGTCCTCCAAACCCCAGactgcagtgctgctcttcAGTCTAAGTTACACCGTGGGCTGGggcttttctctgctgctgaaggaaaCCTGGACCAGGCTTTGTATCACCTGGCCAATGAT GTTTACCTGGCAACTGCTGAGTTTGGACTAAATTCTATTGAGGTCTCTGCAGGGTACTTCCACATGGCCAATATTTTCTTCCACCAGAATAAAATGGATGCAGCAAACTCACTCTATACTGAG GTGAGCAGCCTCTGGCATGACTGGCTGCTGAGCTCCCTTCACAGGCACCAGCAAGTGCTCCAGGCCCAGGCAGAAGCATCACCATTctccgaggaggaggaggtcaTCGAGGACAGGATGA CCGAAGGCCGGCGTGAGGAAGGGACGCGGATGCTGCGCGCGGTGCTGAAGGTCCGGGAGCAGGGACCACTGCAGCATCCTGGGGAAACTGCCCGAGCCCTGCATGCCCTGGCCATGATCCACTACCTGGGCCTGGATTTAGCCAAG GTTCCTGGACACCACCAGCATCACAAGCCCTTGGGCCTCCTGCCTCTTCCCAGCTGCGTCCGTGGCTGTCCCAAACTGtttggaaaataa
- the ZMYND12 gene encoding zinc finger MYND domain-containing protein 12 isoform X3: MAAAPRCELCRARAAPLRCPGCRLTRYCDVSHQRTDWISIHSHICHLLIPVLGPQPCFHSEKDRKHGKEQLLRRQESLIAVALSTAQGFVWSGQPLEAIPAALQALRFSSRVFGSGSTQLVPIYLLLAEASTGAGRLRQAAKYLSQAQWIVLQTPDCSAALQSKLHRGLGLFSAAEGNLDQALYHLANDVYLATAEFGLNSIEVSAGYFHMANIFFHQNKMDAANSLYTEVSSLWHDWLLSSLHRHQQVLQAQAEASPFSEEEEVIEDRMTEGRREEGTRMLRAVLKVREQGPLQHPGETARALHALAMIHYLGLDLAKAQEVGMKAFDLAKQLPQQDSLETIGHLLELINAQLSHTT; encoded by the exons atggcggcggctccgcgctgCGAGCTGTGCCGGGCCCGAGCGGCCCCGCTGCGCTGCCCCGGCTGCCGCCTCACCCGCTACTG TGATGTCTCTCACCAGAGAACCGACTGGATCAGCATCCACAGCCATATCTGCCACCTGCTCATCCCAGTCCTTGGGCCCCAGCCCTGTTTCCATTCcgaaaaagacagaaaacatggcaaggagcagctgctgaggaggcag gaatcTCTGATTGCCGTGGCGTTGAGCACAGCCCAGGGGTTTGTGTGGTCGGGGCAGCCCCTGGAagcaattcctgcagcactgcaggcgCTGCGCTTCAGCTCCCGAGTGTTCGGCTCTGGCTCCACGCAGCTCGTGCCCATTTATCTGCTCCTGGCCGAGGCCTCCACGG GTGCTGGCCGTCTCCGACAGGCAGCCAAATATCTCTCCCAAGCCCAGTGGATCGTCCTCCAAACCCCAGactgcagtgctgctcttcAGTCTAAGTTACACCGTGGGCTGGggcttttctctgctgctgaaggaaaCCTGGACCAGGCTTTGTATCACCTGGCCAATGAT GTTTACCTGGCAACTGCTGAGTTTGGACTAAATTCTATTGAGGTCTCTGCAGGGTACTTCCACATGGCCAATATTTTCTTCCACCAGAATAAAATGGATGCAGCAAACTCACTCTATACTGAG GTGAGCAGCCTCTGGCATGACTGGCTGCTGAGCTCCCTTCACAGGCACCAGCAAGTGCTCCAGGCCCAGGCAGAAGCATCACCATTctccgaggaggaggaggtcaTCGAGGACAGGATGA CCGAAGGCCGGCGTGAGGAAGGGACGCGGATGCTGCGCGCGGTGCTGAAGGTCCGGGAGCAGGGACCACTGCAGCATCCTGGGGAAACTGCCCGAGCCCTGCATGCCCTGGCCATGATCCACTACCTGGGCCTGGATTTAGCCAAG GCCCAGGAGGTGGGGATGAAAGCCTTCGACCTGGccaagcagctgccccagcaagACTCTCTAGAAACCATTGGTCACCTGCTGGAGCTGATTAATGCCCAGCTTTCCCACACCACATAA
- the PPCS gene encoding phosphopantothenate--cysteine ligase (The RefSeq protein has 1 substitution compared to this genomic sequence) — protein sequence MAAAVKEKEEKDSEEVDAAETEGRVRAWAAEQAARGRRVALVTSGGTQVPLEARAVRFLENFSSGRRGAASAERLVRAGYAVCFLHRARSAFPWARALPPHGPALLDALRLTPGPPPGVAAAPAALPALLPALREYRRATEAGALLAIEFTALVEYLPLLRAAARALAPLGSSVMFYLAAAVSDFYIPVSEMPEHKIQSSEGPLQITMKMVPKMLSPLVREWAPEAFVISFKLETDPQILLDKSRQALEKYRHQVVVANVLESRRTSVIIVTRDSQTPLSLSDEEIAQGMEIEEKIVSYLQGQHTAFIERKG from the exons atggcggcggcggtgaaggagaaggaggagaaggacagcGAGGAGGTGGATGCGGCGGAGACCGAGGGCCGGGTGCGGGCTTGGGCGGCGGAGCAGGCGGCCCGCGGGCGGCGAGTGGCGCTGGTGACCTCGGGCGGGACGCAGGTGCCGCTGGAGGCGCGGGCCGTGCGCTTCCTGGAGAACTTCAGCAGCGGCCGGCGCGGGGCCGCCTCGGCCGAGCGGCTGGTGCGGGCGGGCTACGCCGTGTGCTTCCTGCACCGCGCCCGCTCCGCCTTCCCCTGGGCCCGCGCCCTGCCGCCGCACGGGCCCGCGCTGCTCGACGCGCTCCGCCTcaccccggggccgccgcccggcgtggccgccgcccccgccgcgctgcCCGCGCTGCTGCCCGCGCTCCGCGAGTACCGGCGCGCCACCGAGGCGGGCGCGCTGCTCGCCATCGAGTTCACCGCGCTGGTGGAGTACCTGGCGCTGCTGCGGGCGGCCGCGAGAGCCCTGGCGCCCCTCG GCTCCAGTGTCATGTTCTACCTGGCAGCCGCCGTGTCGGATTTCTACATCCCGGTCTCCGAGATGCCGGAGCACAAGATCCAGTCCTCGGAGGGGCCCTTGCAG ATCACAATGAAGATGGTGCCAAAAATGCTGTCACCCCTGGTCAGAGAGTGGGCTCCTGAAGCCTTTGTGATTTCCTTCAAACTGGAGACAGAtccccagatcctcctggaTAAATCTCGGCAGGCTCTGGAGAAATACCGGCACCAGGTGGTGGTGGCCAATGTCCTGGAATCCCGGAGAACCTCTGTCATCATTGTCACCAGGGACTCACAGACTCCCTTATCCCTGTCTGACGAGGAAATAGCACAAGGCATGGAAATAGAGGAGAAGATTGTGAGTTACCTGCAGGGCCAGCACACGGCCTTTATAGAGAGAAaaggctga
- the ZMYND12 gene encoding zinc finger MYND domain-containing protein 12 isoform X4, giving the protein MAAAPRCELCRARAAPLRCPGCRLTRYCDVSHQRTDWISIHSHICHLLIPVLGPQPCFHSEKDRKHGKEQLLRRQESLIAVALSTAQGFVWSGQPLEAIPAALQALRFSSRVFGSGSTQLVPIYLLLAEASTGEHCQHGNAGKGAGRLRQAAKYLSQAQWIVLQTPDCSAALQSKLHRGLGLFSAAEGNLDQALYHLANDVSSLWHDWLLSSLHRHQQVLQAQAEASPFSEEEEVIEDRMTEGRREEGTRMLRAVLKVREQGPLQHPGETARALHALAMIHYLGLDLAKAQEVGMKAFDLAKQLPQQDSLETIGHLLELINAQLSHTT; this is encoded by the exons atggcggcggctccgcgctgCGAGCTGTGCCGGGCCCGAGCGGCCCCGCTGCGCTGCCCCGGCTGCCGCCTCACCCGCTACTG TGATGTCTCTCACCAGAGAACCGACTGGATCAGCATCCACAGCCATATCTGCCACCTGCTCATCCCAGTCCTTGGGCCCCAGCCCTGTTTCCATTCcgaaaaagacagaaaacatggcaaggagcagctgctgaggaggcag gaatcTCTGATTGCCGTGGCGTTGAGCACAGCCCAGGGGTTTGTGTGGTCGGGGCAGCCCCTGGAagcaattcctgcagcactgcaggcgCTGCGCTTCAGCTCCCGAGTGTTCGGCTCTGGCTCCACGCAGCTCGTGCCCATTTATCTGCTCCTGGCCGAGGCCTCCACGGGTGAGCATTGTCAACATGGGAATGCTGGCAAGG GTGCTGGCCGTCTCCGACAGGCAGCCAAATATCTCTCCCAAGCCCAGTGGATCGTCCTCCAAACCCCAGactgcagtgctgctcttcAGTCTAAGTTACACCGTGGGCTGGggcttttctctgctgctgaaggaaaCCTGGACCAGGCTTTGTATCACCTGGCCAATGAT GTGAGCAGCCTCTGGCATGACTGGCTGCTGAGCTCCCTTCACAGGCACCAGCAAGTGCTCCAGGCCCAGGCAGAAGCATCACCATTctccgaggaggaggaggtcaTCGAGGACAGGATGA CCGAAGGCCGGCGTGAGGAAGGGACGCGGATGCTGCGCGCGGTGCTGAAGGTCCGGGAGCAGGGACCACTGCAGCATCCTGGGGAAACTGCCCGAGCCCTGCATGCCCTGGCCATGATCCACTACCTGGGCCTGGATTTAGCCAAG GCCCAGGAGGTGGGGATGAAAGCCTTCGACCTGGccaagcagctgccccagcaagACTCTCTAGAAACCATTGGTCACCTGCTGGAGCTGATTAATGCCCAGCTTTCCCACACCACATAA
- the ZMYND12 gene encoding zinc finger MYND domain-containing protein 12 isoform X1 — MAAAPRCELCRARAAPLRCPGCRLTRYCDVSHQRTDWISIHSHICHLLIPVLGPQPCFHSEKDRKHGKEQLLRRQESLIAVALSTAQGFVWSGQPLEAIPAALQALRFSSRVFGSGSTQLVPIYLLLAEASTGEHCQHGNAGKGAGRLRQAAKYLSQAQWIVLQTPDCSAALQSKLHRGLGLFSAAEGNLDQALYHLANDVYLATAEFGLNSIEVSAGYFHMANIFFHQNKMDAANSLYTEVSSLWHDWLLSSLHRHQQVLQAQAEASPFSEEEEVIEDRMTEGRREEGTRMLRAVLKVREQGPLQHPGETARALHALAMIHYLGLDLAKAQEVGMKAFDLAKQLPQQDSLETIGHLLELINAQLSHTT; from the exons atggcggcggctccgcgctgCGAGCTGTGCCGGGCCCGAGCGGCCCCGCTGCGCTGCCCCGGCTGCCGCCTCACCCGCTACTG TGATGTCTCTCACCAGAGAACCGACTGGATCAGCATCCACAGCCATATCTGCCACCTGCTCATCCCAGTCCTTGGGCCCCAGCCCTGTTTCCATTCcgaaaaagacagaaaacatggcaaggagcagctgctgaggaggcag gaatcTCTGATTGCCGTGGCGTTGAGCACAGCCCAGGGGTTTGTGTGGTCGGGGCAGCCCCTGGAagcaattcctgcagcactgcaggcgCTGCGCTTCAGCTCCCGAGTGTTCGGCTCTGGCTCCACGCAGCTCGTGCCCATTTATCTGCTCCTGGCCGAGGCCTCCACGGGTGAGCATTGTCAACATGGGAATGCTGGCAAGG GTGCTGGCCGTCTCCGACAGGCAGCCAAATATCTCTCCCAAGCCCAGTGGATCGTCCTCCAAACCCCAGactgcagtgctgctcttcAGTCTAAGTTACACCGTGGGCTGGggcttttctctgctgctgaaggaaaCCTGGACCAGGCTTTGTATCACCTGGCCAATGAT GTTTACCTGGCAACTGCTGAGTTTGGACTAAATTCTATTGAGGTCTCTGCAGGGTACTTCCACATGGCCAATATTTTCTTCCACCAGAATAAAATGGATGCAGCAAACTCACTCTATACTGAG GTGAGCAGCCTCTGGCATGACTGGCTGCTGAGCTCCCTTCACAGGCACCAGCAAGTGCTCCAGGCCCAGGCAGAAGCATCACCATTctccgaggaggaggaggtcaTCGAGGACAGGATGA CCGAAGGCCGGCGTGAGGAAGGGACGCGGATGCTGCGCGCGGTGCTGAAGGTCCGGGAGCAGGGACCACTGCAGCATCCTGGGGAAACTGCCCGAGCCCTGCATGCCCTGGCCATGATCCACTACCTGGGCCTGGATTTAGCCAAG GCCCAGGAGGTGGGGATGAAAGCCTTCGACCTGGccaagcagctgccccagcaagACTCTCTAGAAACCATTGGTCACCTGCTGGAGCTGATTAATGCCCAGCTTTCCCACACCACATAA